In the Pseudomonas sp. DTU_2021_1001937_2_SI_NGA_ILE_001 genome, one interval contains:
- a CDS encoding acyl-CoA thioesterase, whose amino-acid sequence MPADLPQYSDYPYVQPVTLRWQDNDLRGHVHSAAYYSFFDSTVNAWLVERGGVDLHEGPCVAWVVSSACDYFSSLSYPAVVEVGLRVTRLSGSTVEFELAVFRVDEPEPCAVGRIVQVLVDRQTGQPVVIPDPLRVALKGLQPS is encoded by the coding sequence ATGCCTGCCGATCTACCGCAATACAGCGACTACCCCTACGTCCAACCGGTCACCCTGCGCTGGCAGGACAACGACCTGCGGGGGCATGTCCACAGCGCCGCCTACTACAGTTTCTTCGACAGCACCGTGAATGCCTGGCTGGTCGAGCGTGGTGGGGTCGATCTCCACGAAGGGCCGTGCGTGGCGTGGGTGGTCAGCTCGGCCTGTGATTACTTCAGTTCGCTGAGCTATCCCGCAGTCGTCGAAGTCGGCCTGAGGGTTACCCGGCTCAGTGGCAGCACGGTGGAGTTCGAGCTGGCGGTGTTTCGCGTCGATGAGCCAGAGCCCTGTGCGGTAGGACGTATCGTGCAGGTGCTGGTCGACCGCCAGACCGGCCAGCCGGTCGTCATTCCCGACCCATTGCGCGTCGCCCTGAAGGGTTTACAGCCGTCCTGA
- a CDS encoding NAD synthetase: MADYLIGLRNTPAQNLARLNIESRVDTRKLFAAIDADPAVSGAGVVYIDADFNVVTLREFRPICSIKPKRIIIREAQRNISPQQFAQQVKTNPRESRLLAESVNTSLSCAGAVLGWIAVIGGTAIVPFTGGASLFIAGVGLAATAAGTAQCGIGMARVVNEINHPERNDELDSEEWYQNVSKALDIVSLAGVGATGATIAKVMTMRKAMTGRSWFQSLKGLNRQERRRLTNEILENRNPALTPAMRKALQRTGELPKRMPAREISSALAVNIKDAFSVGLGLVGSNMVQTYAIGLYEELEE, translated from the coding sequence ATGGCCGATTACCTGATCGGATTACGCAACACCCCTGCGCAGAACCTCGCCCGGCTGAACATCGAGAGCCGGGTCGACACGCGCAAGCTTTTCGCGGCCATCGATGCCGACCCGGCTGTCTCCGGCGCTGGCGTGGTGTACATCGATGCCGACTTCAACGTGGTGACGCTGCGCGAGTTCCGGCCGATCTGCAGCATCAAGCCCAAGCGCATCATCATTCGTGAGGCGCAGCGCAACATCTCGCCGCAGCAGTTCGCCCAACAGGTCAAGACCAACCCGCGCGAGTCGCGGTTGCTGGCCGAAAGCGTCAACACTTCGCTGTCTTGCGCCGGTGCGGTGCTGGGCTGGATCGCGGTGATCGGTGGCACGGCCATCGTGCCCTTCACCGGCGGTGCCAGCCTGTTCATCGCCGGCGTCGGCCTGGCCGCTACGGCGGCGGGGACTGCGCAGTGCGGTATCGGCATGGCGCGGGTGGTCAACGAGATCAACCACCCGGAGCGCAATGACGAGCTGGACAGCGAAGAGTGGTACCAGAACGTCTCCAAGGCCCTGGATATCGTCTCGCTGGCCGGCGTGGGGGCCACCGGGGCGACCATCGCCAAGGTGATGACCATGCGCAAGGCGATGACCGGGCGCAGTTGGTTCCAGAGCCTCAAGGGACTCAACCGCCAGGAGCGCCGTCGGCTGACCAACGAGATTCTGGAAAACCGCAACCCGGCCCTGACCCCGGCCATGCGCAAGGCCCTGCAGCGTACCGGTGAACTGCCCAAGCGCATGCCGGCCCGCGAGATTTCCTCGGCCCTGGCGGTCAACATCAAGGACGCCTTCAGCGTGGGCTTGGGCCTGGTGGGCAGCAACATGGTGCAGACCTACGCCATCGGCTTGTACGAGGAACTCGAAGAGTGA
- a CDS encoding formylglycine-generating enzyme family protein — protein MFELRRAPRALAIAALCLAALGVQAEEVENKLDNPKPLPDDVSLPLPCGGEMVMRYVYILASGSLDDREISLGYPFSEGEPGYKQSFISGYRRDFINGQFTVDDLAPAWRKTIAPLLPKTDKSTPLKPMMYFIGKYEVTQRQYDQVMSQAQSLASGEPAPACEAQEGMAGRLPKVKLSRFEAERFAAVYSAWLMKYHRDLLPISGRSKDSEDGGVGFVRLPTEVEWEFAARGGQAVSRQELEGRLFPRRVEGAESDGPLADWAVFNQVAGGTGQAARLMPIGTKLPNPIGMFDVIGNAAEMVQESFQLVHAGRRQGTYGGFVAKGGNYLEGEGTLFTGMRREYPLFAADGTEQRNETTGFRVALGALSAPRSRYKELFEQWEKDGRLAALTDDIDAVSDPTKRLDSLIGTTADPRLQAELGLVNEELKRNVALIAMQREEAAGNLIQSAALVAETINNYNIRLTNLEKSQKQAEAAKDQASAGMFGAAIANGRSALDGAVAIYIDNLATGTRYTDAVIQAQFQRVREELNRKPVIGKSLVNRATLFVRHIGEYRKNQRADPQEILKQLLAAASTQ, from the coding sequence TGCGGCGGCGAAATGGTCATGCGCTATGTGTACATCCTGGCCTCTGGCAGCCTCGACGACCGCGAGATCAGCCTGGGCTACCCGTTCAGTGAGGGTGAGCCGGGCTACAAGCAGTCGTTCATCTCCGGCTACCGACGCGACTTCATCAACGGCCAGTTCACCGTCGACGACCTGGCGCCGGCCTGGCGCAAGACCATTGCCCCGCTGTTGCCCAAGACCGACAAGAGCACACCGCTCAAGCCGATGATGTATTTCATCGGCAAGTACGAAGTCACCCAGCGCCAGTACGACCAGGTGATGTCCCAGGCGCAGTCGCTGGCCAGCGGCGAGCCGGCACCGGCCTGCGAAGCCCAGGAGGGCATGGCCGGGCGCCTGCCCAAGGTCAAGCTGTCGCGCTTCGAGGCCGAGCGCTTCGCGGCGGTGTACAGCGCCTGGCTGATGAAGTACCACCGCGACCTGCTGCCGATCAGCGGGCGCAGCAAGGACAGTGAAGACGGCGGCGTCGGTTTCGTGCGCCTGCCCACCGAAGTGGAGTGGGAGTTCGCCGCCCGTGGCGGCCAGGCGGTCAGCCGCCAGGAGCTGGAGGGGCGGTTGTTCCCGCGCCGCGTGGAAGGTGCCGAGAGCGATGGCCCATTGGCCGACTGGGCGGTGTTCAACCAGGTCGCCGGTGGCACCGGGCAGGCCGCACGGTTGATGCCCATCGGCACCAAGCTGCCCAACCCCATCGGTATGTTCGATGTGATCGGCAACGCCGCCGAGATGGTCCAGGAGTCGTTCCAGCTGGTCCATGCCGGGCGGCGCCAGGGCACCTATGGCGGCTTCGTGGCCAAGGGCGGCAACTACCTGGAAGGCGAGGGCACGCTGTTCACCGGCATGCGCCGCGAATACCCGCTGTTCGCCGCCGACGGCACCGAGCAGCGCAACGAGACCACCGGCTTCCGGGTGGCGCTGGGCGCCTTGTCGGCGCCGCGCTCGCGCTACAAGGAACTGTTCGAGCAGTGGGAGAAGGACGGCCGCCTGGCCGCGCTGACCGATGACATCGACGCGGTCAGCGACCCCACCAAGCGCCTCGACAGTCTCATCGGCACCACTGCCGACCCGCGCCTGCAGGCCGAGCTGGGACTGGTCAACGAGGAACTCAAGCGCAACGTGGCGCTGATCGCCATGCAGCGCGAAGAGGCGGCCGGCAACCTGATCCAGTCTGCCGCTTTGGTGGCCGAGACCATCAACAACTACAACATCCGCCTGACCAACCTGGAGAAAAGCCAGAAGCAGGCCGAGGCCGCCAAGGACCAGGCCAGCGCCGGCATGTTCGGCGCGGCCATCGCCAACGGGCGCAGCGCCCTGGACGGCGCGGTGGCGATCTACATCGACAACCTGGCCACCGGCACGCGCTACACCGATGCGGTGATCCAGGCGCAGTTCCAGCGGGTCAGGGAAGAACTCAATCGCAAGCCGGTGATCGGCAAGAGCCTGGTCAACCGCGCCACCTTGTTCGTGCGCCATATCGGCGAATACCGCAAGAACCAGCGCGCCGACCCGCAGGAGATTCTCAAGCAATTGCTCGCCGCGGCCAGTACCCAGTGA
- a CDS encoding glycine zipper domain-containing protein yields the protein MKFSSVLLLSLSLVTGSALAGNLEAGVGGALGGVLGSVVGQQVGGNTGAAIGAGLGGAAGGAVGADRRNRTEAAIGGGLGAAGGNVIGRSVGGNTGSLIGAAAGGGAGGALGNYMGNESRDDDRRYRGGRDHREYRHGHGPRKHGHYKHDRHWRHR from the coding sequence ATGAAGTTCTCCTCGGTTCTTTTGTTGTCTCTTTCTCTCGTGACCGGTTCCGCCTTGGCGGGCAACCTGGAAGCGGGCGTTGGCGGAGCATTGGGCGGAGTGCTTGGCTCAGTCGTCGGCCAGCAAGTTGGCGGTAATACCGGTGCGGCCATTGGTGCCGGCCTGGGTGGTGCCGCCGGTGGCGCAGTCGGTGCCGACCGTCGTAACCGTACCGAAGCGGCGATTGGCGGTGGCCTGGGTGCCGCCGGCGGCAACGTGATCGGCCGCAGCGTGGGCGGCAACACCGGCAGCCTGATCGGTGCGGCGGCCGGCGGCGGGGCCGGTGGCGCACTGGGCAACTATATGGGTAACGAGAGTCGTGACGACGACCGTCGCTACCGTGGCGGCCGTGACCATCGCGAATACCGTCATGGCCATGGCCCGCGCAAGCACGGTCATTACAAGCATGACCGCCACTGGCGTCATCGCTGA
- a CDS encoding M48 family metallopeptidase yields the protein MKLLKLVALLILLPLGMALFGAWELQRSVATQQENADLQVFITEILPTLRQAEKQPGMQMVEVGEERIPVSLALQRAEKVADEMDTLHTVDRVRHGLAVTVISLSLLAMLIGLAGLLDLRQAAARAQRSRERLLESFSQVRKRLPFVLVGHVLAMGTVMAAIFAFEGLGMWHAGRMSSGESKLLFIAGLAALGCLYSLWRVARQLHLMLHLFEPVPLTVLGRSVSREQAPGLWRFVETLAERLGALPPQHIVLGIAEGFYVTSSDVQLQPEDALLSGRTLHVPVTYLGLLDSDEISAVIGHELGHFVGEDTEYSLRFLPIYDGIGRSLEVLAGHMLQGDPLQRAILRPALMLGVYFMERFDHSVHHWNRVRELAADSAGARLGGNLAAASALVRISVLEPLLVERINEHIRQAIEEPDEGGHRDPLPVCLIRELAQSPLVLPAEEMAVQLPHPSDTHPSNGERLAALQVDAAEAVNRGTRPIDAAQACEALEAFFSDPQALCMRLGQDCLGHFVEQDAEIIRQLQEDVGQVSGDVPLHEGGRVRGVATGFTFIMVAAAGMLLLVLPWMSPERTADVRGTLWAVGGILASLGLMMLPLSIRLVRRAHETALLLTPEHLVFANLEKPVPIRDIADFNLVMKPAPSLQFLIEDHAPLPQTRFRSFFRPCVRVLEKKRMLDLTLVQFCRDNKALKPQELMLLVVTYLNAANARHFLQQREAGQGEMPAEEPAPPERGQ from the coding sequence ATGAAGTTGCTCAAGCTGGTTGCCCTGTTGATTCTGCTGCCCTTGGGCATGGCCCTGTTCGGTGCCTGGGAGTTGCAGCGCAGTGTCGCCACCCAGCAGGAAAACGCCGACTTGCAGGTGTTCATCACCGAGATCCTGCCGACCCTGCGGCAGGCGGAAAAACAGCCCGGTATGCAGATGGTCGAGGTGGGTGAAGAACGCATTCCGGTTTCGCTGGCGCTGCAGCGTGCCGAGAAGGTGGCCGACGAGATGGACACCCTGCATACCGTAGACCGCGTCCGCCATGGGCTGGCCGTCACAGTGATCAGCCTCAGCCTGCTGGCCATGCTGATCGGCCTGGCCGGGCTGCTGGACCTGCGCCAGGCAGCGGCCCGGGCGCAGCGCTCGCGCGAGCGTTTGCTGGAAAGCTTCAGCCAGGTGCGCAAGCGCCTGCCCTTCGTGCTGGTGGGCCACGTGCTGGCCATGGGCACGGTGATGGCGGCGATCTTCGCCTTCGAGGGGCTGGGCATGTGGCATGCCGGGCGCATGTCCTCCGGCGAGTCCAAGCTGCTGTTCATCGCTGGTCTGGCGGCGCTCGGTTGCTTGTATTCGCTGTGGCGCGTGGCCCGGCAACTGCACCTGATGCTGCACCTGTTCGAGCCCGTGCCGCTGACGGTGCTGGGGCGCAGTGTCAGCCGCGAGCAGGCACCGGGACTGTGGCGCTTCGTCGAGACCCTGGCCGAACGCCTTGGCGCCTTGCCGCCGCAGCATATCGTGCTGGGCATCGCCGAAGGCTTCTACGTCACTTCCAGCGACGTGCAGCTGCAGCCCGAAGACGCCCTGCTGTCCGGGCGTACCCTGCACGTGCCGGTGACTTACCTGGGGCTGCTCGACAGCGATGAGATCAGCGCGGTGATCGGTCATGAGCTGGGGCATTTCGTCGGCGAAGACACCGAGTACAGCCTGCGCTTCCTGCCCATCTACGACGGTATCGGGCGCAGCCTGGAAGTGCTGGCCGGGCACATGCTGCAGGGCGACCCGCTGCAACGCGCGATCCTGCGCCCCGCGTTGATGCTGGGCGTGTATTTCATGGAGCGCTTCGACCATTCGGTGCATCACTGGAACCGCGTGCGCGAGCTGGCGGCCGATAGCGCCGGTGCGCGGTTGGGCGGCAATCTGGCGGCGGCCTCGGCGCTGGTGCGCATTTCGGTGCTTGAGCCGTTGCTGGTGGAGCGTATCAACGAGCACATTCGCCAGGCCATCGAAGAACCCGATGAGGGCGGACACCGCGACCCGCTGCCGGTGTGCCTGATCCGTGAGCTGGCACAGAGCCCCCTGGTGCTGCCAGCTGAAGAGATGGCCGTGCAGCTGCCGCACCCTTCCGACACCCACCCGTCCAACGGCGAACGCCTGGCGGCCTTGCAGGTCGACGCCGCCGAGGCGGTGAACCGAGGCACCCGGCCCATCGACGCGGCGCAGGCCTGTGAGGCGCTGGAAGCCTTCTTCAGCGACCCGCAGGCACTCTGTATGCGCCTGGGCCAGGACTGCCTGGGGCATTTCGTGGAGCAGGACGCGGAGATCATCCGCCAGTTGCAGGAGGATGTCGGTCAGGTCAGCGGCGATGTGCCTCTGCATGAAGGCGGTCGCGTGCGGGGCGTGGCCACTGGCTTCACCTTCATCATGGTGGCAGCGGCGGGCATGCTGTTGCTGGTGCTGCCGTGGATGTCGCCGGAGCGCACCGCCGACGTGCGGGGCACCCTGTGGGCGGTGGGCGGCATACTGGCCAGCCTGGGCTTGATGATGTTGCCGTTGTCGATTCGTCTGGTGCGGCGTGCCCATGAAACGGCCTTGCTGCTGACGCCCGAGCACCTGGTATTCGCCAACCTGGAAAAGCCCGTGCCGATCCGTGATATCGCCGATTTCAACTTGGTGATGAAGCCGGCGCCCAGTTTGCAGTTCCTGATCGAAGATCACGCGCCACTGCCGCAGACCCGTTTTCGCTCGTTCTTCAGGCCCTGTGTACGGGTGCTGGAAAAAAAACGCATGCTGGACCTGACGCTGGTGCAGTTCTGCCGTGACAACAAGGCCCTCAAGCCTCAGGAGTTGATGCTGCTGGTGGTGACCTACCTCAACGCGGCCAATGCCCGGCATTTCCTGCAGCAGCGGGAGGCCGGGCAGGGCGAGATGCCGGCAGAGGAGCCGGCACCACCGGAGCGCGGGCAATAA
- the tagQ gene encoding type VI secretion system-associated lipoprotein TagQ, with protein MFLSRKPLEALAKSRTLLLATAGFGAVLLTGCANSPVSKVGATTKVEYYPSCYEPVQHLRQTDSDMTHSVVTGAAIGAVGGALAGAFTGDSSKRGRNAAIGAAGGALVGGAAGYYTERQKQIADDKQRIASYASDIDKSSADIDRSTAYAKASQSCYQREFASLVSARKANTINDTEGRKRLAEIVAGLKESNDLIVAVNGRASEDLNNYTQAYEKDLQQVGVKRNDVAVVAQADSPVVTTSTGTKKPPVKKTAKAKLPDVPKEAVGTEKSLQTAKTKQDESKQVAAAGQTQVNSMCKNPDVGDWAPVPCPNV; from the coding sequence ATGTTTTTGTCTCGTAAACCCCTCGAAGCGTTAGCCAAGAGCCGCACCCTGTTGCTGGCCACCGCCGGTTTCGGCGCTGTCCTGCTGACCGGTTGCGCCAATTCGCCGGTTTCCAAGGTCGGCGCCACCACCAAGGTCGAGTACTACCCGAGCTGCTATGAGCCGGTACAACACCTGCGCCAGACCGACTCGGACATGACCCACTCGGTGGTCACCGGTGCGGCGATCGGTGCGGTCGGTGGTGCCCTGGCCGGCGCCTTCACCGGCGACTCCTCCAAGCGTGGCCGCAACGCCGCCATCGGCGCCGCCGGTGGCGCGCTGGTCGGTGGTGCAGCGGGCTACTACACCGAGCGCCAGAAGCAGATCGCCGATGACAAGCAGCGCATCGCCTCCTACGCCAGCGACATCGACAAGAGCTCGGCCGACATCGACCGCAGCACCGCCTACGCCAAGGCCTCGCAGTCGTGCTACCAGCGCGAGTTCGCCAGCCTGGTCAGCGCGCGCAAGGCCAACACCATCAACGACACCGAAGGCCGCAAGCGCCTGGCCGAAATCGTCGCCGGCCTGAAGGAATCCAACGACCTGATCGTCGCCGTCAATGGCCGCGCCAGCGAAGACCTGAACAACTACACCCAGGCCTACGAGAAAGACCTGCAGCAGGTCGGCGTGAAGCGCAACGACGTGGCGGTGGTCGCACAGGCCGACTCGCCGGTGGTGACCACTTCGACCGGTACCAAGAAACCGCCGGTGAAGAAGACCGCCAAGGCCAAGCTGCCTGACGTGCCGAAGGAAGCCGTGGGCACCGAGAAGTCGCTGCAGACCGCGAAGACCAAGCAGGACGAAAGCAAGCAGGTCGCTGCGGCCGGCCAGACCCAGGTCAACAGCATGTGCAAGAACCCCGACGTGGGTGACTGGGCCCCGGTGCCTTGCCCGAACGTCTGA